The sequence TCAGTCAGCAATTCGATACCATTCATCTTTGGCATCCTCATATCCGTAACAATAACGGCAAAAGGACCTTTCCTTTTCATAAGCCGCAAACCATCCTCGCCATCTACGGCGAATTCAATGTGGAAATTTTTTTGTAAACGATGCCGATAAGCCGCCCTGATGGCAGAATCGTCATCCACAAATAAAATTTTTTCTTTATAATACATTTTTTCTTTATCCGTTTACAACGTGAAATGCTTTACTTTTTTGTTTCACTGAAGTTTAATTTATTTTCATCAAAATCCAAAATTTCTTCCTTCGAATCGACGGGCAAATTTATCGTAAAGGTAGTTCCTTCGTCAACTTCTGTTTCAAAATCTATATTTCCTTTGTGCTTTTTTACGATCACATTATAGCTGATGGCAAGTCCCTGACCTGTACCAACTCCCACCTCTTTTGTTGTATAAAAAAGATTAAAAATTTTTTGTCTCGACTCTTTGGGTATCCCGCATCCATTATCGCTTATTTTTATTTCAACCCATCCGGATTTGTCATTCGCGTCGTTTTTATAAGAAGTGGAAATTATGATAACACCTTTTTGATCATTTCCGTTACCAACCTTTTTTTTAATAGCCTGACTCGCATTAAGAATCACATTCAGAAACACTTGATTTATTTCACCCGGAACGCAGGACACAAGGGGAAGATCGGGATCTAAATTTGTTTCGATGGTTGCCGTGTATTTCCATTCATTTCTGGAAATTTCAACCGTATTTGTGATGGCATTATTCAAATCTATTTTTGTTTTCTCCGATTGCCCGGGGTGGACAAATTCTCGCATTGCTTTTACGATTTGGGTTACTCTTTTTATTCCATCTTCAGAAAACTTTAGTGCTTCCGGCACATCTGCAAGTATTTGCTCCAGCTCCTCGCTTTTCAATAATCCAATCAACTTCCTGATTATTTGTTCCTTATCATTCTTTGCTATAGACTCGTTTGCAAGTAGTGGAATTTGCTCTTTTGCCTTGCTAATAATATCAAACAAACTATTAAAGGATTCATGAAAAAGCACCATGTTGTAGCCGAGATATTGCACAGGCGAGTTTATCTCATGCGAAATTCCGGCAGCTAACTGTCCTACCGCCTCCAGCTTCTGCGTGGTTCTCAATTGCATTTCCATATATTTCCGATCAGTAACATCCTCCAAAATTCCGTCAAAGTATTCGGGTTCATTATTTCGATCTCTTACAAGTACGGCAGAGACCGAACCTATAAAGGGGGACCCGTCTTTCTTGATAAAATTACACTCTTCATTTTTAACAAACCCATTTTTTAGTATCTTATCGCAGATCCATTTTTGCTTTTGCTGATCTTCATAGAGTTCTTTATTCTTAAGTTCAAGAAATTCTTGTTTTGAATCAAATCCAAAAATATCCAGCATGGAGCGATTGACTTCCAAATGCTTACCTAACGCTCCGATTGAGCTTCGGTACACGCCCACATTAATATTATTTGTCAAGGTTCTATATTTTTGTTCACTCTCTCGCAGCGATTCTTCGGCAATTTTCCTGTCGGTTACATCACGAACAAAATGCACAAGATAATTGTTGTTTTTAATTACAATCACCGAGGATGTAATATCAACATAAAGAATCCTTGTATCTTCCCTGACAAATACTATGTCGGTGTGAAAAACATGATTCTGTGATATTTGGTGAGTTGTGAAAATTTCTTTCCGCTCTTCCGAGTTCGTAAAAAAATCTTTGAAATTTGCTTCATACAATTTTTTTTCTGCATACCCACTTATATGGAAAAATGCCGGATTCGCATAAATGATATTACGAGAATCCAGCGTGGTGATAACAATCCCATCGGGAGAAGTTTCGAATAGCACCCGATAACGCTCCTCACTCTCGTGGAGCTGTTTTTCCATCATTTTTAAATTATAAAAATCAAGTGCTTCGTAAATATAGAGGACGAATTCGCTCGTTGATTCTAAGGGTTTGATCAGATATTTATAAACTTCACCGGTATTAATAGACTCCAGAATCTCCATCGGATTTGTTGAAGCGGTCAGGATCATTCTGATAATATTCGGATAATTACTTTTAACTTCTCGAACAAGAGCCATGCCATCCATTCCGGGCATTTTCAAATCAGCAACAATGACATGAATTTCATTCTTGCGAATTATTTCCAAAGCTGCTTCTGCTGAAGTCGCAAATAATTGATTAAATTCCTCATCTATCAGACGTCTTTTGAGAGATTTGATAAATGCTATTTCATCATCAACAAAGAGGACATTCATGTTTTTGTAATAGGCTTTGTAGTGATGTAATTCTTCCATTTCAATGGCAGTACACTGAAAACCGGATATTTCATCATCCTCTTTGATAGGAATGATATTCATCTCGAAGTTTTTGACACTCCCGTTCTTACAGCGAATTTTACATTCTTGCAAACCGACATTGGATTCCGTTCCACCTATGATGATCTCATTAAGAGAATTTTCAAAATTAAGAGAAATAATAATTTCCTTCGACTCACTTCCGATGAGTTCTTCAGGTGAAAATTCGGTGATCTCAACCAATTTGTTATTCACATTTGTAAAATGGCTACCTTTATCAACTTCGAAATAGATAAAAGCAGACTGCTGGATGAAAGTTGAAAACTTCGTTTTTTGCTGACGGAGTTTTTTGTTTTGCCCGTATCGGTATAAAGCGATTTCGATAGAGGCAAAAAGCTCGTTCTTTTCAATAGGTTTGGGAAGATAACCAAATGGATTTGTATCCCGAGTTTGCAACACAATATCACTTTCATTGTGTGGTATCACGTAGATTATGGGAATATCGCGTTCTTTTAATATTTTTTTGGCAAGTTGAATCCCCTGTAGATGACCTCCGATATTAATGTTAATGATTAGCAAATCGGGAATGTCATTTATGGCTTTTGCATAAGCTATTTTTGGGATTGATTCAACACCAATAAGGGCATAACCCAAATAGGTCAGCATATGATCAATATGTCGTTTTGTGAATCCGTCGTCTTCTACAACAAGAATTTTTGCTTTAGGCATTCTTTGTTTTCTTTCTTATTCTAATTGATGTCCTTTATCGAAACCTTTGGAGTGCAACATCCGTGATGTTGCTTTTTTAGAAAATAAAATATCACGGATAGTTTATTACATTAGAAAATAAAATATCACGGATATTTTACTCCAAANNNNNNNNNNNNNNNNNNNNNNNNNNNNNNNNNNNNNNNNNNNNNNNNNNNNNNNNNNNNNNNNNNNNNNNNNNNNNNNNNNNNNNNNNNNNNNNNNNNNAAAATATCACGGATATTTTACTCCAAATGACTTTTATCATTGCAAAATCTGCACCCGAAAGGGTTCTTTTACACCGATTCTTTTTGAAAACGACTTTACCAATTCAAGCACAGTATTCGTAACCAATTGCCCTTTTGGCACAAGGAGCACTCCGTTTACACCTTTTACATCCTGATCAATTATCATCGAATTACGCAAATCAGCCGCCTTTATCGTTTTTGTAATTCTATCGAATTGATGTAAAGGCAAATTTTCCAGAGCATTGATTACCGCCGGATTATAATCATTTTCTTTATTAATTTGTCTTAAGTGAGAAACGGCATTGAGAGAGCTTTTTCCTTGCATAAGCAGTTTGTCAAAATCCAGCATTACTTTGAGAATTTGGGCACCAATATTTACTGATTTCTCCTTATCAGTAAGGTTGTGTTTCAAAAATTCCCTGTAAGGTTTTTGCTGAAATTCTATCATTTTAGTAACGAGTTCCAATCTGGGAATTTCCTTAACCAAATTGCTACCAACCGAGGGATGCTTCGAATATAATTCCGCTTCGTATTCGGATAACTTTTCATCTACAAAGACCTTGTCAAGTAATTCTGCGGGGAGTGTGATACAACCGATCTGAGAGAGCATTGCAGCGATTTTAAATTGCCAAATATTTGCCAAATTCATCTCTTTTGCCACATCTTGGACATAACGTCTTATTCTTGAAGCTCTGCTGAAAGCGATGGGATTAACAAGGCTCAATATTTCCGAAAGAACATTGATGCTTTCAAAAAGCGTCTGCTCAAGCAATTCCTTTTCAGCAGTTAATAGCTGATACTGTTTGATGCCATCCAGTACTGAATTTGACAGAAATTTTGCAGAACATGGTTTTGTTAAAAACCGAAAAATTCTGCCATCGTTCACAGCATGAATTGCAGACTCAAGATTTGCTTTTCCGGTTAACATTATGCGGACAGTATTCGGATGTTCCTCTTTCACTTTTGTAAGAAAATCAATTCCGTTCATCTCCGGCATATTTTTGTCGCTAACAACAACTGCAAAGGGTCCCAACTGTTTGATCAATTTCAAACCTTTTGCTCCACTTGAAGCAGTGGAAATATTGAAAAATTTTCTCATTGTTCTCTTATACGCTGCCAGAATATTTAGATCATCATCTACAAAAAGTACATTATTGTTCATTTGATTCCATTCTTTTTATATAATTTTCAGAGCACAATTTTTCCCATTTCTGAATATTATCGGCAAAACCCGAATCTTTCAAATTTTTTTCATCCATTACTGTATTTTCATGAACAGATATTGTTTTGACGATTTTATGCTCCAGATAATTTGCGATATGAACAATCGGAAGAAGTTCCATTTTGTAATTTATCTTTTTTAATTTTAGCGGTCGGTGATGGTGTATTGTTGAGAGTATTATTGAAGTTGGCAAACCCCACATATTTAGCAAGTATGCTCCCACTTCGGAATGATTTGTCCGGAAAATTTTATTTTCGGCATCTATCGTATTATAGTTTTCTTCCTGTATAAGTTTTAAAACAAAAGAATATTTTTTTGGAAAATTCGTAGCGAGGATCAGTTTGCCCACATCGTGCAGCAGCCCTGCCATAAACGCATCGTCACTAAATAGCTCTCCTTTGTTTTGTTCTTTAGCGATTATTTTACAAAAACTTGAAGTGTTTATACTATGACTCCAGAGTTCATATATAAAATCACTGTGAATATTGTTTCCCTCAAATTTTACGAATAAATTTGCAGTCAAGACCAAATTTTTAATCATATTTATTCCAAGATAAATGACCGCTTGAGTAGGATTTGAAATCGGTTTCTGCAAACCACAATAAGCAGAATTTACAATTTGGAGAACCTTTGCACTCATTGCGATATCTTTATTAATAATTTTTCCAATGGACTTTGAGGAATAATTTGATTTCTTGAATTCCTGCATAATTTTAAAATACAAATCCGGTTTGCTCGGTAATGATTTCATTTGTGAAACAATTTTTTTGATATTATCACTCTGCATTAGTTTATTGATCTCATTACCGTTTTGGAGGGCGTTTTCCAGACTTTTTGCATCACATGGTTTTGTGAGAAACATGTGCATATAACTTGATACACGCATCAACGTTTCCTTATTTGTGTGTCCTGTTAAAACAATTCGGATGATGTGCGGATATTTTTTTTGAACGATTTTGAGCAATTCAGCCCCGCT comes from Candidatus Cloacimonadota bacterium and encodes:
- a CDS encoding PAS domain S-box protein, translated to MPKAKILVVEDDGFTKRHIDHMLTYLGYALIGVESIPKIAYAKAINDIPDLLIININIGGHLQGIQLAKKILKERDIPIIYVIPHNESDIVLQTRDTNPFGYLPKPIEKNELFASIEIALYRYGQNKKLRQQKTKFSTFIQQSAFIYFEVDKGSHFTNVNNKLVEITEFSPEELIGSESKEIIISLNFENSLNEIIIGGTESNVGLQECKIRCKNGSVKNFEMNIIPIKEDDEISGFQCTAIEMEELHHYKAYYKNMNVLFVDDEIAFIKSLKRRLIDEEFNQLFATSAEAALEIIRKNEIHVIVADLKMPGMDGMALVREVKSNYPNIIRMILTASTNPMEILESINTGEVYKYLIKPLESTSEFVLYIYEALDFYNLKMMEKQLHESEERYRVLFETSPDGIVITTLDSRNIIYANPAFFHISGYAEKKLYEANFKDFFTNSEERKEIFTTHQISQNHVFHTDIVFVREDTRILYVDITSSVIVIKNNNYLVHFVRDVTDRKIAEESLRESEQKYRTLTNNINVGVYRSSIGALGKHLEVNRSMLDIFGFDSKQEFLELKNKELYEDQQKQKWICDKILKNGFVKNEECNFIKKDGSPFIGSVSAVLVRDRNNEPEYFDGILEDVTDRKYMEMQLRTTQKLEAVGQLAAGISHEINSPVQYLGYNMVLFHESFNSLFDIISKAKEQIPLLANESIAKNDKEQIIRKLIGLLKSEELEQILADVPEALKFSEDGIKRVTQIVKAMREFVHPGQSEKTKIDLNNAITNTVEISRNEWKYTATIETNLDPDLPLVSCVPGEINQVFLNVILNASQAIKKKVGNGNDQKGVIIISTSYKNDANDKSGWVEIKISDNGCGIPKESRQKIFNLFYTTKEVGVGTGQGLAISYNVIVKKHKGNIDFETEVDEGTTFTINLPVDSKEEILDFDENKLNFSETKK
- a CDS encoding response regulator encodes the protein MNNNVLFVDDDLNILAAYKRTMRKFFNISTASSGAKGLKLIKQLGPFAVVVSDKNMPEMNGIDFLTKVKEEHPNTVRIMLTGKANLESAIHAVNDGRIFRFLTKPCSAKFLSNSVLDGIKQYQLLTAEKELLEQTLFESINVLSEILSLVNPIAFSRASRIRRYVQDVAKEMNLANIWQFKIAAMLSQIGCITLPAELLDKVFVDEKLSEYEAELYSKHPSVGSNLVKEIPRLELVTKMIEFQQKPYREFLKHNLTDKEKSVNIGAQILKVMLDFDKLLMQGKSSLNAVSHLRQINKENDYNPAVINALENLPLHQFDRITKTIKAADLRNSMIIDQDVKGVNGVLLVPKGQLVTNTVLELVKSFSKRIGVKEPFRVQILQ
- a CDS encoding response regulator, which gives rise to MKKHILFVDDEKRILDGLKRRMRIFRNKWDMCFALSGKEALGIMSQNKIDVLVTDIQMPQMSGAELLKIVQKKYPHIIRIVLTGHTNKETLMRVSSYMHMFLTKPCDAKSLENALQNGNEINKLMQSDNIKKIVSQMKSLPSKPDLYFKIMQEFKKSNYSSKSIGKIINKDIAMSAKVLQIVNSAYCGLQKPISNPTQAVIYLGINMIKNLVLTANLFVKFEGNNIHSDFIYELWSHSINTSSFCKIIAKEQNKGELFSDDAFMAGLLHDVGKLILATNFPKKYSFVLKLIQEENYNTIDAENKIFRTNHSEVGAYLLNMWGLPTSIILSTIHHHRPLKLKKINYKMELLPIVHIANYLEHKIVKTISVHENTVMDEKNLKDSGFADNIQKWEKLCSENYIKRMESNEQ